In Helicobacter bilis, a genomic segment contains:
- the miaB gene encoding tRNA (N6-isopentenyl adenosine(37)-C2)-methylthiotransferase MiaB — protein MQTKTGNPKIYIETLGCAMNVRDSEHIIAELQDKEGYSLTANIQEADLILINTCSVREKPEQKLFSEIGQFAKHKKDGAKIGVCGCTASAMGHEIIKKSPHVDFVLGARNISKITSIIHKPKAVEIDTSYDDSTYVFSDSKQSGFKALLNISIGCDKKCAYCIVPFTRGKEISIPFDLLYKEADKLVKNGVKEILLLGQNVNNYGVRFSTPHEKIDFTTLLRELSKIDGLERIRFTSPHPLHMNDSFLDEFASNPKICKSIHIPLQSGSNKILKSMKRGYTQEWYLDRIAYLKKQSPNVGISTDIIVGFPGENDDDFKETMSVLESVRFDTMYSFIYSPRPNTLSHSWGDKDSVPKEVAKERLAILQQRHREILQENSQKELGKIHKVLIDSNKKSLSETFSEGRSDTNRLIRIENEFIDMGAIVDIEITKVVGSTLFGKSIEK, from the coding sequence ATGCAGACAAAGACAGGCAATCCAAAGATTTATATAGAAACATTGGGCTGTGCGATGAATGTGCGTGATAGTGAGCATATTATTGCAGAGTTGCAAGATAAAGAGGGGTATAGCTTGACTGCGAATATACAAGAAGCAGATCTTATACTCATTAATACTTGCTCTGTTAGAGAAAAGCCAGAACAAAAGCTATTTAGTGAAATAGGGCAATTTGCAAAGCATAAAAAAGATGGGGCAAAGATTGGCGTGTGTGGCTGCACGGCAAGTGCTATGGGACATGAGATTATCAAAAAATCGCCACATGTAGATTTTGTCTTAGGGGCTAGAAATATCTCTAAAATCACAAGCATTATACACAAGCCAAAAGCAGTAGAGATTGATACAAGCTATGATGATAGCACTTATGTATTTTCAGATTCTAAGCAGAGTGGATTTAAAGCATTGCTAAATATATCCATTGGTTGTGATAAAAAATGTGCGTATTGTATCGTGCCTTTTACGCGTGGTAAAGAGATCTCTATCCCTTTTGATTTGCTTTATAAAGAAGCAGACAAGCTAGTTAAAAATGGTGTCAAAGAGATTCTATTATTAGGGCAGAATGTAAATAATTATGGTGTAAGATTTAGCACACCGCATGAAAAGATTGATTTCACTACGCTTTTAAGAGAATTAAGCAAGATAGATGGCTTAGAGCGTATCCGCTTTACAAGTCCGCATCCTTTGCATATGAATGATTCTTTTTTAGACGAGTTTGCCTCTAATCCAAAGATTTGTAAAAGCATACATATCCCCCTGCAAAGCGGCTCAAATAAGATTCTAAAATCAATGAAGCGAGGCTATACGCAGGAATGGTATCTAGACCGCATTGCATACTTAAAAAAGCAAAGTCCAAATGTAGGCATTAGCACGGATATTATCGTGGGCTTTCCGGGTGAAAATGATGATGATTTTAAAGAGACAATGAGCGTTTTAGAATCTGTGCGTTTTGATACAATGTATAGCTTTATTTACTCGCCGCGTCCAAATACTCTGTCGCATTCATGGGGAGATAAGGATAGTGTGCCAAAGGAAGTAGCAAAAGAGAGATTAGCGATACTGCAGCAAAGACACAGAGAGATTTTGCAGGAAAATAGCCAAAAAGAGCTAGGAAAGATTCATAAAGTGCTAATAGATTCTAATAAAAAATCACTGAGTGAGACTTTTAGTGAGGGCAGAAGCGATACAAATAGATTGATTAGAATTGAGAATGAATTCATCGATATGGGTGCTATTGTGGATATAGAGATTACAAAAGTTGTAGGTAGCACGCTTTTTGGTAAAAGCATAGAAAAGTGA